gtataaaaacaaggaaaggcaaaggaaagaggCGCTCTCGTTGGTATTTATCGGTTTCTCGCTAAAATACATATCACACCCGAACATATAACACATTTTCAATCAATCTTAATGTCTAAAACTTAATTATTGATATAGTCCACAAGGGGAAAGGGTATATCAACGACGACGTTTCTTCAAGTGATAAGATTCTCGTATTTGTGAAGttaacatcatcattattattattattattattattattattattattattattagaagtagcACTGACTGTTGTATGTATGGAAGCCTTGATAATGAgttgtttttttcatctccttcctttcgtccaaGCGTATAGGAATTAAGTCTAGGAAATAGTGCATTACAAACACTACAAAGACAcatatccgaaattgacctctctttttggcactcaattatacttttttttatataggagctgtgattagcgggcttttttctctcatgtatttttgcccttgagctgcttccttccctgtaaaaaaaatatacggaGGCGTTCCACCTAAGGCAGAAAGTGACCTTCCAGCCGCACCTTGTTGCATAACCTTAACGATTAGAAGGTACGTAACGGTGTGTGTAGAAATAGTATTATATAAACGTTGTGAGCTACTGTGTCCTCTCCCTTGCGAAACATAGCTCTTAAACCACATACTTACACTATAATTAccctaaaataacaataataaaaataataataagggaaaATCTGTTAATTCCCGGATCGTGTTGGATGTACTACCCTTTTAACTCTCCCTATTGCACTGttcaaataataatgaataatagtTATGATAATAATTTGTAATAGTAATTCAAGGCAACGCAGATGAACGAATTAAAGGTACGTGAATATTCAGTAATGTATGATTTGCTTTGATTCATATGGACAGTTTTCGTATATAGATATTGAGAATACCTTAACTAAAGACCTCAATGGCTATATACTTGCTAGATTAAAATTTGGGCTAACATATGGAAGTGTGGGTGAGACTTGAAATAAACTGGCTTCTATTACACGAGGTTTTGcagtttgttttcattttgtattGCTATGCTTGTCAATTTTCTTATATAAATGCTCTTGCTATAATTTCCTGGTGACATTGAAGTAAAAAGAAATCAATCAGTCACGGGGATGAGGCCAAATAATTTAAGTTAGTGTGAGGCTTTTCTATGATAAACTTCAAATATAGCTAGACTTTGTAGCTTGCGTTCACTTCCCATTGCTACACTTATTAATTTCCCTCGCCAATTACTCCTGCTATAACTTTCTGttaacctcccttctcccttgttgtttacctgcaacaataaactatcagtcaatcaatcaacacGGATCGAAGTAAAATAATCAATCACTTCCGGGATGAGGCCAAATAACTAAGTGTACCCCTTTAAGTACCCACCTCTGCGCACTCTGGTCGTAGAAAATGTGTCCTTCATTGCAGTCTCTTAAATATTTAGGACGTGTGTCTAGGATGCTTCGCTTTGGTATTATGAAAAAAAGTGAGTCACGAAAGCTTAGTGGAGTACAGTGATTTATAGATTAATTAATGGAGAGAcagtggaaaaggaaaaagaaaggtctaagggaggaggagtaaaaaggtaaaaaaaagttaaaaggtaaAATTTGGTATACACataaaggggaaaaaacaaataaatcccATTGAAAAACTACTATTCTGGCTGTGTATTAATGGCGTATGTACACTATCCTTCTGTCTTTaattaattatacaaaaaaacCCCACTGATTACCGTCTATACTACACAATAAGGCTTACGGTCCAGTATACTTGTGTTACCCATCTAATACTCATTCTCTACTCTTACGGTCCAGTATACTTATGTTACCCATCTAATACTCATTCTCTACTAAGCTCTTAGAAAACGATCCTTGTAAGCGGTAACTCACATGATATTCAAACCCACATAGCAAAGCACTGAGTAATATAATCCTGTATGCTGTGTGATAAGATGATGATAAGTAAGTAGATAAATATGATAATAAGCCTaaataaaggaatggaatggtGTAGAGGttagtatttgtttgtttttatttatttccgcCCTTGagttccttccttcactaaaaAAAGAATATTCGAGAGATAACTGGTGCCGATAAATGTCCCTTACCAGTGTCCATATGTCCTTTATCAGTGTCCTTTTGTTccctataaaaaaaagtctgctTCATGCCGTCTGGCCACCAACACAGCGGGAATTGGATGGATGTGGctcctgcgcatttctagttcgtgaatacgtgaaaatcaactgttgtgatagactttcaagcttatttttcaatgatatatttgaatgtttatgtatacaataaAACAACCCAGTCGTTTGCATCTATAAGCTAACACACAACCACACgcaaagacaagcttgtatcaaacaacatagtcacgttatgctcgaacgatctatgattTTTCAGATTCATTGATTGAAAGcacatttcaggtatattaaaagacaacTGGCTCTGGAAGTGCAATGAAGGGATATTTTAatgatttactgcatgtaaatgaCGATTAATACCTAATAGAAGTAACATAAAACAGTAAATATAagtgttgaatgcgatgctatttcgaatattaggctacccatgatGTTTACATATGGGTGTCTGGAAGGCCATAAATCGTTGGAGTGTTTTCAGACTATAAAGTTTGATAAACAAGTTGTTCCTTcctgtgcttgtatggtagattatatcGACGCAAAAcggcatgtttgcggttcatataagagggcttgagtttttttttgtatacacacacattcaaatatatcaatgaaaatataaagttgatcacGCAATCGCGAACTTACAATGCGcagtgccacatctacgttcacgagtggacagacggaatgaaacggacttttttttatagtagtagtagtagtagtagtgacgtaactGGAGAAGGACAGGaccaaggaaaaagaaaggtgaagtatgcatgcagaagagggaaggagcaTGTATAGttaggggtagggagggggtgggaggggagggtgagccGTCTTCCACGCCTTTGTCCATCCCAGTTCCCCTCAACATTCTTCTCGGGTCctccttcatgtttttcttttcgttaCTCAAAACTCCAAATGGCATCAAGGCGGCGAGAGAAACGAAAACTCTGCCTCGTGGCGGAGCCCTCCAGCGGCAGCGACGCcgacaccaaaaacaacaacaccagcaagaAACTCCGCGACTCGCACGACGCCGCCGCGGAGCCCTCCAGCGACACAACCAAGACCAGCAACAGAAAGAGACTCCGCGGCTCGCACGACGCCGCCGCGGAGCTCTCCAGCGACACAACCAAGACCAGCAATAGAAAGAGACTCCGCGACTCGCACGACGCCGCCGCGGAGCCCTCCAGCGACACATCCAACACCTCCAGCAGCAAGAGACGCCGCGTCTCGCACCACGCCGCCGCGGAGCCCTCCAGCGACACAACCAAGACCAGCAATAGAAAGAGACTCCGCGACTCGCACGACGCCGCCGCGGAGCCCACCAgcgacaccaccaacacctccagcaGCAAGAGACTCCGCGGCTTGCACGACGCCGCCGCGGAGCCCTCCAGCgacaccaccaacactaacaccagcaGCAAGAAGTCTGAGGTGGCGGCGCCTGACGGCAGCTCGGGGCGGGGCCCAAGTCCTGgcgggcaggaggaagggaaggcacccGACGCGTCCTCCGGCCCCGCCAAGAAGCGGAAGGCCTCGTCCTCCGGCCCCACCAAGAAGCTGCGGTGTTGCCGCCGCTGCCTGCAGCTCACCAGAGGGGAGAGGCGGGCGTGGCGGAGCCTGAGGGCTGCCGGCGTGCCCTTGCTGACCCGCTGCGAGGTGCTGGCGATGCACAGCGGCGATGGGGCCATTATCGGCATGGGCGGATTCGGGATGTGCGTGAAGGGCCGCGACCCTCGCACGGGGCACGAGGTGGTGCTGAAGTCCTTCCACAGGGAGGGCCTCGGCGCCCTGGAGCACGAGGCCGCGTCGCTGTGGGCGCTGCGCCGCGTGCCCGGCCTGCAGCGGCTGGTCGGGGCGTGCGTGCAGACCAACCAGCTGGTGAGCCTCTTCGCCGGGGAGAGCCTCTACAAGTACTTCGGCGCCAAgcctcgccgccccgccgccgccgccctcggCGTGTTCCAGCAGGCGGCCCGCACGCTGCAGGCCATGGGCGAGGCGGGCTACGCCCACAACGACGTCAATCCCGGCAACGCGTGCGCGCGGGACCAGGAGGGGCGCGGCGGCCCCGAGGTCACCGTGATCGACGTGGGCATGGCGTCCCCCGTGGGCTCCGGCGGCCACTTCAGACAGGTCTCGGACCCGTACTGGCTCCCCTGGGTGGCCCCGGAGCTGCTGCTGCACACGGGGCCGTGCGGCGAGTCCAGCGACGCCTACGGGCTGGCCTTCCTCATGGACGAGGTGCTGGAAAGGGTGACGCACAGCCCCTCGCTGGGCCCCGTCCTTGCCTGGGTGGACCGCGCCAGCAGCCGCGACCCCCACGCCCGCCCCGGCCTGGCCGAACTGCAGGAGGTGCTGCAGAAGGCGCTGGCGGAGGAAGGGATGCACTAAGGTGGCGGAGGAACATAAGTGATCCTGCCCTGACGGGTCCGCCCCCGCCGGGCAAGACACTCCTGACGACTCCTGCCCGACAGCCGGCgaactcttccttccttgcttgctctcTTACTTTTCTCTGTCTCTTAACACCGCCATACTCAGAACTTTCTTTACCGCGCGCAACAATTTGTGTTTACAGTTTACAGTGTTTCCTCGTGTCAatgatctcttccttccttccttgcttgctctcTTACTTTTCTCTGTCTCTTAACACCGCCGTACTCGGGAGAACTTTCTTTACCGCGCGCAACAATTTGTGTTTACAGTTTACAGTGTTTGCTCGCGTCATTGCGtgaactcttccttcctttctcacatttATCGCCGTACTCGGGAGAACTTTCTTTACCACAGGCAACAATTTGTGTTTGCAGCATCCTCGTAGTCCACTAAAAActaacatggagagagagagagagagagagagagagagagagagacatacacacagacagacagacagaacaaacAAGAGCCTCACATAATCACACTCTCCTCGCAGCCAATCACGGAGCAGGCTGGCGTGAGACATAGCGCCGCGGCCCCGCCATTGGTCCAGGCGGCGGCTTAGCgcgggggagaaaaaaataaccgcTGAGCTGACAAAAAAATCTTAGTCGGCAAATTCTCACCTTTTTTTCGACCCTTATAAGACTTCCctgaaacacaaacaaaacaaaaaacaattaaaCCCAGAAAACACGCAcaaaaaacactgaaaacaagGCATATCAACTTCTCTTCCCCAACATTCGAGTATAAAAAAACATCACGCAACATCGAACGCATAAAAAGTGTTACCAGCAAAAAATCAAACCcacaaaacaccaaaacaaacttAAACCCACATACTTAAACCTCACCACACCTCCTAAAACACCTCCCCTGCTGTTTTATCTCCCTGCTTAGGCCCCGGAGAGCAACAGGAAGGGCCATAAAGTACATAGTGAAGCGAAGCCGTAGGAGTTACTGAAGCCCTAGCAGGGGGGTGAGACTAGCGGTATCTGGCAACCTAAGACGATGACGTAATATTGAGAGCGTAAAAAACAGCTGACAAAATGGCTGCcgctcttatctccctcctcctcctcctcctcctccctcctctctctccttttctctctttctttctctccctctcttcctttcctccttcttccttagtTATTcagtctcgtctctcgtctctcgtctctctctctctctctctaatcttttttttttatttgtttatttattcttacgttttctctcgcttcctcttctcctctctccctcagttattgactctctctctctctctctctcattctctcttgtttatctctttaattctctctattttatttattctctactctgtttcctcttccttctcctcctcttcttcctcctccttctctttctcctcctcctcttcttcctcctccttctctttctcctcctcctcttcttctctcgatTGCTTTGTATTTCCATTTTATTACATAtcaaagtatttttttcttccttttttttatattatcatttttgCATCCTTATGAATTACCTTACAAAATGGCCCTATAAACATACactaatatataaataagtaaaaaaaaaaaagatcaacaaaacaacaaacaaaaacaacaacagataataataataataaaaaaaataagtcaaGAAAATAATTAGTGTGGTATTGAATGtgttgtactgtgtgtgtgtgtgtgtgtgtgtgtgtgtgtgtgtgtgtgtgtgtgtggcccgcTCTGAGGTGATCTTACGCACACGAGAAGTTCCCACGGTGTTGAGAGGACACGTGTAggtatgagtgtgtgtgcgtatgtgtgtgtgtgtgtgtgtgtgtgtgtgtgtaagagggaaGAAATATGACAACAACCAGAGAtatgaatgaagaaaacaaattagaaaagaagaaaagatacagaagaagaaagcggaggaggacaacaacaacagcaataggaggaggaggaggaggaggaggaggaggaggaggaggaggaggaggaagagagagtccTTAGAGGTCGTAGGACTCATCGGAGGGGAAAGGAAtctgaggagtgaaggaaaattaCCGGGCTGCCAAAATCTGTCTCTccattttcaatcttttttttgaATTGTTTGTATAGAGCTTTTGTTGaccactgggggggggggggggagtggtcaagaataaggaggaggaggaggaagaggaggaggagagggaaggaataaggagaaggtGACAGTACCGTATTTGTGAAGtagtattgttgttgctgttgttgttgtaattgttgttgttttctatatgtttttcgcttttgatgttgtttttttcattgttgttgttgatgtattgttgcatttactcttcttcttctttttcttcttctccttctctttctttctcttcttctttttcttcatcttcttattcttcctctatcttcttatttttattattattattattattattattattattattattattattattattattattattattatcattactattatcattgttaCCAGGCCGAATACCTGTCCACTGATCATCACGTGAGAATGCTGATTGAAGactacacaggtacacacacaggtagagaggagcaggaggaggagggaggaagggggagaagaagaacggGACACCAACaacacagggaggaggaggaggaggaggaggaggagggtggaaggttACCTGTACGGCGCTAATACCTAGTGAGGGAAAGagcctattgttttgttttcctatgagaggagggaggggagggagggagggaaggtaggtagggagggggggaggagtggtTACCCATACCTGTCTTGGCTCCTTCCTTAATCCCttagtaatggaggaggaggaggaggaggaggaggaggaggaagaaaaaaaggaagaagagaagaagagaaataaaaataaatagatatatcatAAGATGAAATATGAATAGCGTcacaaacataataataataataataataataataataataataataataaaaaaaaacaataatatcacGCTCAGAAAGTAACGATATGGCGTGAAataaagccagagagagagagagagagagagagagagagggagagagagtcattaTTTTCTTGTGCTCTATTGCTGTTTTGAGATTCGCAGCGTGACCAACCCGCATctgatgtcctctctctctctctctctttttttctcctaatttatctttatttttcggACTCGGTGATTCGTCTTGCTTAACACTCCTCTATTGACTGGGATgtaattttattttcttcatttcattttcttcttttcttcttttatctttatttttcttctctttctcttgttttcgtttGTCTTCTTCGCTCGtcattctttcctgtttttttttttcgtctttcttattttcttcctcttgttcgtgttctttttgtctactctttttcttctctttcttcttatttcctctttttattcttattttccttctttatctccgtctttctg
Above is a window of Eriocheir sinensis breed Jianghai 21 chromosome 16, ASM2467909v1, whole genome shotgun sequence DNA encoding:
- the LOC126999449 gene encoding uncharacterized protein LOC126999449, yielding MASRRREKRKLCLVAEPSSGSDADTKNNNTSKKLRDSHDAAAEPSSDTTKTSNRKRLRGSHDAAAELSSDTTKTSNRKRLRDSHDAAAEPSSDTSNTSSSKRRRVSHHAAAEPSSDTTKTSNRKRLRDSHDAAAEPTSDTTNTSSSKRLRGLHDAAAEPSSDTTNTNTSSKKSEVAAPDGSSGRGPSPGGQEEGKAPDASSGPAKKRKASSSGPTKKLRCCRRCLQLTRGERRAWRSLRAAGVPLLTRCEVLAMHSGDGAIIGMGGFGMCVKGRDPRTGHEVVLKSFHREGLGALEHEAASLWALRRVPGLQRLVGACVQTNQLVSLFAGESLYKYFGAKPRRPAAAALGVFQQAARTLQAMGEAGYAHNDVNPGNACARDQEGRGGPEVTVIDVGMASPVGSGGHFRQVSDPYWLPWVAPELLLHTGPCGESSDAYGLAFLMDEVLERVTHSPSLGPVLAWVDRASSRDPHARPGLAELQEVLQKALAEEGMH